The following are from one region of the Erwinia billingiae Eb661 genome:
- a CDS encoding fatty acyl-AMP ligase, translated as MSETRSTHSLPMRYADFGSLVEALDYAAQGSTGMNFYDRRNQLVSVLEYRTLKERAISGARRLLSLDLKKGDRVALIAETSVGFVEAFFACQYAGLVAVPLAIPMGIGQRASYIVKLKGLISSCAPAAIISSDEWVPLISSATENAPPPHILSNAEFNALPERDIALTKPSADDIAYLQYTSGSTRFPRGVIITQRSVMANLQVISHDGIKLRAGDRCVSWLPFYHDMGLVGFLLTPVATQLSVDYLRTQDFAMRPLQWLKLIDKNRGTVTVAPPFGYDLCLRRSNMKELAGLDLSSWRVAGVGAEPIPAELLKQFGEHFSDLHFDPDAFMPCYGLAENTLAVSFSEENAGAQIHEIDREVLEYEGRAVAPGKNTLATSSFVNCGKALPGHRIDIRSENGSVLPEHQVGHIYIAGPSLMNGYFRDDVSQQMIKATGWMDTGDLGYLSGGNLYVTGRKKDLIIIRGRNIWPQDIEYVAEAEPEIHAGDAIAFVTEEHGEGARIILQIQCRIGSEERREQIVHSLSASIQSEFGVAVDIELLPPHSIPRTSSGKPARAEAKKRWLSAALYPAVQLAGLA; from the coding sequence ATGTCTGAAACACGCTCAACTCACTCTCTTCCTATGCGCTATGCCGATTTTGGCTCTCTGGTGGAGGCGTTAGATTACGCCGCCCAGGGGAGCACAGGAATGAACTTCTACGACCGGCGTAATCAACTGGTTTCCGTGCTGGAATACCGGACGCTCAAAGAGCGGGCGATAAGCGGCGCTCGTCGTTTGCTGTCGCTGGATCTGAAAAAAGGCGACCGCGTTGCGCTGATCGCAGAGACCAGCGTCGGTTTTGTCGAAGCGTTCTTTGCCTGCCAGTATGCCGGCTTAGTCGCGGTTCCGTTGGCCATTCCGATGGGCATCGGCCAGCGGGCGTCGTATATCGTCAAGCTGAAAGGATTGATTTCCAGCTGCGCGCCGGCGGCGATTATTAGCAGTGACGAGTGGGTGCCGTTAATCAGCTCAGCCACAGAGAATGCACCGCCTCCGCATATTCTCAGCAATGCCGAATTCAATGCCCTGCCGGAACGGGATATTGCGTTAACAAAACCGTCCGCCGACGATATTGCCTACCTGCAATATACCTCCGGCAGCACGCGTTTCCCGCGCGGCGTGATTATTACCCAGCGTTCCGTGATGGCCAATCTGCAGGTTATCAGCCATGACGGCATTAAATTACGCGCTGGCGACCGCTGCGTGTCCTGGCTGCCGTTTTATCACGATATGGGGCTGGTCGGTTTTCTGCTAACGCCAGTGGCGACGCAGCTTTCAGTGGATTATCTGCGGACGCAAGATTTCGCCATGCGGCCTTTACAGTGGTTAAAGCTGATCGATAAAAACCGTGGCACGGTCACCGTCGCGCCACCTTTTGGCTACGATCTGTGCCTGCGTCGCAGCAACATGAAAGAGCTGGCCGGGCTGGATCTTTCCAGCTGGCGCGTGGCCGGCGTCGGCGCGGAACCTATTCCTGCCGAGCTGCTTAAGCAGTTCGGGGAGCATTTCAGCGATCTTCATTTCGACCCTGACGCTTTTATGCCTTGCTACGGCTTAGCTGAAAACACTTTGGCGGTGAGTTTCTCGGAAGAGAACGCCGGTGCGCAAATTCATGAGATCGACCGCGAAGTGCTGGAATACGAAGGCCGCGCCGTCGCGCCAGGCAAAAATACGCTGGCCACCTCCTCATTTGTGAATTGCGGCAAGGCGTTGCCTGGTCATCGCATTGATATTCGCAGTGAGAATGGATCGGTGTTGCCGGAACATCAGGTCGGGCATATTTATATCGCCGGCCCCAGCCTGATGAACGGTTATTTCCGTGACGATGTCTCGCAGCAAATGATCAAGGCGACGGGCTGGATGGATACCGGCGATTTGGGTTATCTGTCAGGCGGAAACCTTTACGTCACCGGCCGCAAGAAAGACTTAATTATTATTCGTGGCCGTAATATCTGGCCGCAGGATATTGAATACGTTGCCGAAGCGGAGCCGGAAATTCACGCCGGCGATGCAATTGCGTTTGTCACCGAAGAGCACGGCGAGGGCGCCAGAATTATTTTGCAGATCCAGTGCAGGATCGGTTCTGAGGAGCGCCGTGAGCAAATTGTTCACTCGCTGTCGGCCAGCATTCAAAGCGAATTCGGCGTGGCGGTGGATATCGAACTTTTGCCGCCTCACAGTATTCCACGCACTTCCTCGGGTAAACCGGCGCGAGCAGAAGCCAAAAAGCGCTGGTTATCCGCCGCCCTTTATCCTGCTGTGCAGTTGGCTGGGCTGGCCTGA
- a CDS encoding CMD domain-containing protein: protein MIDAIDKAAGLSPDDALFKARRFRAEFVEGAELCRLSVLQPEDNQGLAPALRLALAHRMAALNAAEELMADYEVQLAALSPSEQLLKLANGEVDLDEPLATIVRHADLVTMTPSVAAASDMTRLQQAGLNNAQIVALSELIAFVNFQTRVAAGLRLMRSA, encoded by the coding sequence GTGATCGACGCAATAGATAAGGCTGCCGGACTTTCACCGGACGACGCGCTGTTTAAGGCCCGTCGCTTTCGGGCAGAATTTGTGGAGGGCGCAGAGCTTTGCCGCCTGTCTGTTTTACAGCCAGAGGACAATCAGGGACTGGCGCCGGCCTTGCGCCTGGCCCTTGCTCACCGCATGGCCGCGCTGAATGCCGCAGAAGAATTGATGGCGGACTATGAAGTACAGCTGGCCGCGCTTTCCCCTTCAGAACAGTTGCTGAAGCTGGCGAATGGCGAAGTCGATCTGGATGAGCCGCTGGCGACGATTGTTCGCCATGCCGATCTGGTCACCATGACCCCGAGCGTGGCCGCTGCCAGCGATATGACCCGTCTGCAGCAGGCCGGGCTGAACAATGCGCAAATCGTTGCGCTGTCCGAGCTGATCGCTTTTGTTAACTTCCAAACGCGCGTTGCCGCTGGCCTGCGCCTGATGAGGTCCGCATGA
- a CDS encoding diacylglycerol kinase: protein MSFEKKKGINRFISSVNNSWEGLKDAIFTEDAFRQLIIINAFLLIITFFLDITKTERLLLIATCFILLIVELLNTAIETVVDRISLEIHPLSKRAKDIGGAAQLVAVVMTIIIWLSVIF from the coding sequence ATGTCCTTTGAAAAGAAAAAAGGCATCAATCGCTTCATCAGCAGCGTCAATAATTCCTGGGAAGGTTTGAAAGATGCCATCTTCACCGAGGATGCTTTTCGCCAACTCATCATCATTAACGCATTCTTACTGATCATTACATTTTTTCTGGACATCACAAAAACAGAAAGACTGCTGTTAATTGCCACCTGCTTTATTTTGCTGATCGTGGAATTGTTGAATACCGCCATTGAAACGGTGGTTGATCGTATCTCTTTAGAGATTCATCCCCTCTCTAAACGCGCCAAAGATATTGGCGGTGCGGCACAGTTAGTCGCCGTGGTGATGACGATCATCATTTGGCTGAGCGTTATCTTTTAG
- a CDS encoding transporter substrate-binding domain-containing protein yields the protein MPAIKTTFRRLAVIGGVTLAMASAGLSFTASADTAVRTIKIATAAESKPLSWGAIGVEPEGYEPDVLKAINAKLPQYKFVMTGAADIAQETGLATGKYDMATGGFYKAPARSKQFLIPDSPMGASLMKIYSRKDSNINTLKDLVGKNIVPVTAGGGVYKLVTQWQQENPNDKVNIKASSAGVPYPDRLKEVQNGKYDALILPSNLGEQTVIDNQKLAIQASEPISINNTYVLIHRSAENQALNDDINNALKALKADGTLDKLSQKWFGEDVVKYMK from the coding sequence ATGCCTGCAATCAAGACTACCTTTCGTCGCCTGGCCGTTATCGGCGGCGTGACGCTCGCCATGGCCTCCGCTGGATTGAGCTTCACCGCGTCTGCTGACACCGCCGTGCGCACCATTAAAATCGCCACTGCTGCTGAATCCAAGCCGCTGTCCTGGGGCGCGATTGGCGTTGAGCCAGAAGGCTACGAGCCTGACGTATTAAAAGCGATCAATGCCAAACTGCCACAGTATAAGTTTGTGATGACCGGCGCGGCCGACATCGCGCAGGAAACCGGTCTGGCGACCGGGAAATACGACATGGCCACCGGCGGTTTCTATAAAGCGCCAGCCCGTAGCAAGCAGTTCCTGATCCCGGACAGCCCGATGGGTGCCAGCCTGATGAAAATTTACAGCCGCAAAGACAGCAATATCAACACCCTGAAAGATCTGGTCGGTAAGAACATCGTACCGGTGACCGCAGGCGGCGGCGTCTACAAGCTGGTCACGCAGTGGCAGCAGGAAAATCCAAACGACAAAGTGAACATCAAAGCGTCAAGCGCCGGTGTGCCCTATCCGGATCGCCTGAAGGAAGTGCAGAACGGCAAGTACGATGCGCTGATCCTGCCTTCCAACCTCGGTGAGCAGACGGTTATCGATAACCAGAAGCTGGCTATCCAGGCAAGCGAACCGATTTCCATCAACAATACCTATGTGTTGATCCACCGCTCGGCGGAAAATCAGGCGCTGAACGATGACATCAACAACGCGCTGAAAGCGCTGAAGGCCGACGGCACGCTGGATAAGCTTTCACAGAAATGGTTTGGCGAAGACGTCGTCAAATACATGAAGTAA
- a CDS encoding putative bifunctional diguanylate cyclase/phosphodiesterase: protein MPKQRVVKSPGEEHLAFMCRSAFIIGLIVICGWCTVFLILHEWSMASSDILLIIAAIICWGVTEKRSFSAGLMLAQIVHIAYAIYFCLFFDIPEIDAPRTTHLYLLTIALVGYINYQRQKSLLQLLIILLSLATFSVFSAANLVFPFAEPIPHELRAVLPWINGILSTAILSGGIVAMHIDFSRRSEKIRSLQNAIYNDEFVIYYQPLLNSLGHISGAEALLRWNHPKKGLVPPSEFIPDAQQAGLMPSVGEWVIVNAFKELAEWRLDPKTSHLTLSINVTVDHLMKPDFVQSLLNQAKIAQITPSLVKIELTESVFASDIETVVAKMTALSNAGFRFSLDDFGTGFSSLSYLRRLPLEQIKIDRSFVFGAKESMKGAVIARHIARMGLDLKLEVLAEGIETPEQWSLMKSFGCTAFQGFYFSRPLSIADFREFTHKKAAP, encoded by the coding sequence ATGCCCAAGCAAAGAGTTGTCAAATCTCCGGGTGAAGAACATCTCGCTTTTATGTGCCGTTCCGCCTTTATTATTGGTTTAATCGTGATATGTGGTTGGTGTACGGTATTTCTTATTTTGCATGAATGGTCGATGGCCTCTTCAGATATCCTCCTGATTATTGCCGCAATTATCTGCTGGGGCGTAACGGAAAAGAGAAGTTTTTCGGCAGGTCTGATGCTTGCTCAGATAGTTCATATTGCCTACGCCATCTATTTCTGTTTATTTTTTGACATCCCTGAAATTGATGCACCAAGAACAACCCACCTTTATCTTCTGACGATAGCGCTGGTTGGCTATATCAATTACCAAAGGCAGAAGAGTCTGCTGCAATTGCTCATAATATTACTCTCGCTGGCGACGTTCAGCGTATTTAGTGCAGCCAATTTGGTCTTCCCTTTCGCAGAACCTATTCCGCATGAACTCAGAGCGGTTCTCCCCTGGATTAACGGCATATTGTCGACCGCTATCCTCTCTGGGGGCATCGTCGCCATGCATATAGATTTCTCGCGCAGAAGCGAAAAAATCCGATCTCTTCAGAATGCGATTTATAACGACGAATTCGTTATCTATTACCAGCCGCTGCTTAATTCGTTGGGTCATATTTCTGGGGCCGAAGCGCTGTTACGCTGGAATCATCCCAAAAAAGGGTTGGTTCCACCGTCGGAATTTATTCCCGATGCGCAGCAAGCCGGGCTGATGCCTTCGGTGGGTGAATGGGTGATCGTGAATGCATTTAAAGAATTAGCGGAATGGCGGTTGGATCCCAAAACCAGTCACCTGACGCTATCTATTAATGTCACCGTCGACCATTTGATGAAGCCAGACTTTGTTCAAAGCCTGCTGAACCAGGCCAAAATCGCGCAGATCACCCCCTCACTGGTGAAGATTGAACTCACCGAAAGCGTTTTTGCCTCTGATATTGAAACCGTGGTGGCAAAAATGACTGCGCTATCGAATGCAGGATTTAGATTCTCGCTGGATGATTTTGGTACCGGTTTTTCATCATTAAGTTACCTTCGCCGCCTGCCACTTGAGCAAATAAAAATCGACCGTAGTTTCGTGTTTGGCGCGAAAGAGAGCATGAAAGGCGCCGTTATCGCCAGGCATATTGCGCGAATGGGGCTCGATCTGAAACTTGAGGTGCTGGCAGAAGGGATTGAAACACCGGAACAATGGTCGTTGATGAAGAGTTTTGGCTGCACTGCATTTCAGGGCTTTTACTTCTCCCGCCCGTTAAGCATCGCGGATTTCAGGGAATTTACCCACAAAAAGGCCGCCCCGTAG
- a CDS encoding amino acid ABC transporter permease, whose protein sequence is MIPELLSALPLTLAIMFVALIAGFFLAIVATTLRVRRLPVLSQLADLYVSYARSVPVVLQLFVAFYGLPLVVSGFGLADFITANIASMVGLSLYHGGYLSEVMRPAYLAVERGQHDAADSMGYTFRQKLTRIIGPQAVHIALPGYGNSIIYLIHNVALVMYIGAADVMATAHLIMERDYNQYQFGTYLVLAVIYSLLCLAAWLIVRFFEMRHAKYTSKSAAAKIKFTASV, encoded by the coding sequence ATGATCCCCGAGCTGCTCTCGGCTTTGCCGCTGACGTTAGCGATTATGTTTGTCGCGCTGATCGCCGGATTCTTTCTGGCGATAGTGGCCACCACCTTGCGCGTGCGCAGGTTACCGGTGCTCAGCCAGCTGGCCGATCTCTATGTTTCCTACGCGCGCAGTGTGCCGGTGGTGCTGCAACTGTTCGTCGCCTTTTATGGTCTGCCGCTGGTCGTCAGCGGGTTTGGCCTGGCGGATTTTATCACCGCCAATATCGCCTCGATGGTCGGGCTCAGCCTGTATCACGGTGGCTATCTGTCTGAAGTGATGCGCCCGGCCTACCTTGCGGTAGAGCGGGGTCAGCATGATGCGGCGGACAGCATGGGTTACACCTTCCGCCAGAAGCTGACGCGCATCATTGGGCCACAGGCGGTACATATTGCTCTGCCGGGTTACGGTAACTCGATCATTTACCTGATCCACAACGTGGCGCTGGTGATGTACATCGGTGCGGCAGATGTGATGGCGACGGCGCACCTGATTATGGAGCGGGATTATAACCAGTATCAGTTCGGCACCTATCTGGTGTTGGCGGTGATCTACTCCCTGCTGTGCCTGGCGGCCTGGCTTATCGTGCGTTTCTTCGAGATGCGTCATGCCAAGTACACATCGAAAAGCGCCGCAGCCAAGATAAAGTTCACGGCAAGCGTGTGA
- a CDS encoding YdgH/BhsA/McbA-like domain containing protein, which produces MKTIKTLSLAAVAALSLISFGSFAQSVSVTSSTLDGAEAKIAAQAQQHGEQYKITSANTNNNVYMTAELYK; this is translated from the coding sequence ATGAAAACCATCAAAACACTGTCACTTGCCGCTGTAGCCGCTCTTTCCCTGATTTCATTTGGTAGCTTCGCGCAGAGCGTCTCCGTTACCTCATCGACTCTGGACGGCGCTGAAGCTAAAATCGCTGCACAGGCACAGCAACACGGCGAGCAGTACAAAATCACCAGTGCTAACACCAATAACAACGTGTATATGACTGCAGAATTGTACAAATAA
- a CDS encoding amino acid ABC transporter ATP-binding protein: MLELHDLKLSYGSSPILKGVNLSVKRGDVVSIIGPSGTGKTTLLRCINYLAKPNSGLITFDQVKMDYQSPDKQAIQAIRLRTAMVFQQFNVFKNMTVLQNVMDPLVVVQRKSKEEARDIAMEELKRVGLDAKQDHYPSQLSGGQLQRTGIARALAVKPDVILFDEPTSSLDPELVNEVLKVIQDVTSSGITSLLVTHEMQFAKNISNRIVFMDQGVVAAEGTPTEIFDNPSLPRLAQFLNSEHALY, translated from the coding sequence ATGCTTGAACTCCACGATCTTAAGCTGTCTTACGGCAGTTCTCCGATCCTGAAAGGCGTCAATCTCTCGGTCAAACGCGGCGATGTGGTGTCGATTATCGGCCCAAGCGGCACCGGTAAGACCACCCTGCTGCGCTGCATAAACTATCTGGCGAAGCCCAATTCAGGGTTGATCACCTTCGACCAGGTCAAAATGGATTATCAGTCGCCCGATAAGCAGGCTATCCAGGCTATTCGCCTGCGGACGGCAATGGTCTTCCAGCAGTTCAACGTGTTTAAAAACATGACCGTGCTGCAAAACGTGATGGATCCTCTGGTGGTCGTACAGCGCAAATCGAAAGAAGAAGCGCGTGATATTGCAATGGAAGAGCTGAAGCGAGTGGGCCTTGACGCAAAACAGGATCACTACCCTTCCCAGCTTTCCGGTGGACAGCTGCAGCGAACCGGCATTGCCCGCGCGTTAGCGGTGAAACCGGATGTGATCCTGTTTGATGAGCCGACCTCGTCGCTGGATCCTGAACTGGTTAACGAAGTGCTGAAAGTGATTCAGGACGTCACCTCGTCAGGCATCACCTCGCTGCTGGTCACCCACGAAATGCAGTTTGCCAAAAATATCTCGAACCGAATCGTCTTTATGGACCAGGGCGTTGTCGCCGCTGAAGGCACGCCGACGGAAATTTTCGATAATCCGTCCCTTCCACGACTCGCCCAGTTCCTGAATTCTGAACACGCACTCTACTAA
- a CDS encoding VENN motif pre-toxin domain-containing protein — translation MATLVAGLSGGLIGDSSADAVSAAQSGETTVENNLMAGNEQSQAKFVQEHGKDVLSCSDNPTSASCQRGEAVNKAIAGALATGGVASITAPAQAMWALGAGLNTVAQYADDGTGNPVNSIVAGWTNVITIGNG, via the coding sequence CTGGCAACGCTGGTCGCAGGTCTTTCAGGTGGGTTGATCGGAGACAGCAGTGCGGATGCTGTATCTGCAGCCCAGTCGGGCGAAACGACGGTTGAGAATAATCTAATGGCTGGGAATGAGCAGTCGCAGGCGAAGTTTGTACAAGAACACGGTAAGGATGTGCTGTCCTGTTCAGATAATCCAACATCAGCCAGCTGCCAGCGTGGTGAGGCGGTTAATAAAGCGATTGCTGGCGCGTTGGCAACTGGAGGCGTGGCATCTATAACTGCGCCAGCACAGGCGATGTGGGCGCTGGGTGCAGGGCTTAACACAGTTGCTCAGTACGCCGATGATGGTACGGGGAACCCGGTAAACTCAATTGTGGCTGGCTGGACAAACGTTATCACCATCGGAAATGGGTGA
- a CDS encoding peroxidase-related enzyme (This protein belongs to a clade of uncharacterized proteins related to peroxidases such as the alkylhydroperoxidase AhpD.), with product MIPLVSLKPLAWHPYIAPVDVEDATPAQRDAMKVTPSNKKISEYVRTLAHDPESYVARTVLFNAIMYVEGGLNRPDRELGALGASIVNGCKYCAVVHARRHAQLTKSDKLVSAIYFDKPEMLGPRDAAIYRFARRLSAAPAEATVDDIASLRSVGLDDVEIIDLIHAISIFGWANRLMHVLGHATPGK from the coding sequence ATGATCCCCCTGGTCAGCCTGAAGCCTCTGGCCTGGCATCCTTACATCGCGCCCGTCGACGTGGAAGACGCCACGCCGGCACAGCGTGATGCGATGAAGGTGACGCCGTCCAACAAAAAGATTTCCGAGTACGTGCGCACGCTGGCGCACGATCCGGAAAGCTACGTTGCCCGCACCGTTTTGTTCAACGCCATTATGTACGTCGAGGGCGGGCTTAACCGTCCGGATCGGGAACTGGGGGCATTAGGGGCGTCGATCGTTAACGGCTGCAAGTATTGCGCCGTGGTTCACGCCCGCCGTCATGCCCAACTGACCAAAAGCGATAAGCTGGTCAGCGCGATCTATTTTGATAAACCTGAAATGCTTGGCCCGCGCGATGCCGCAATTTATCGCTTTGCCCGCCGGTTATCGGCTGCGCCTGCCGAAGCGACGGTGGACGACATCGCCTCATTGCGCTCTGTGGGTCTGGATGACGTCGAAATTATCGATCTTATCCACGCTATTTCGATTTTTGGCTGGGCAAATCGCCTGATGCACGTGCTTGGCCATGCCACGCCCGGGAAATAA
- a CDS encoding NAD(P)-binding domain-containing protein, whose amino-acid sequence MTTPAPSPLPIGLSGLEAQLQQDLEFLELPAKPWVPQHQYQGEAVRDVVVIGAGMCGLAATARLVLSGINNVIAYDAAPQGLEGPWITFARMETLRSPKTLHGPALGLPQLTFRAWFTAQWGQQAWQELDKIPKSQWMEYLVWYRRVLNLPVQNNVRMTGVSQVGEFIALDVEGAEKGRVLTRRLVLATGRSGLGGFAVPDFLNGIDRAYWAHSADDIDFAALQGKRVAVIGAGASSMDNAATALEAGAGSVEMLIRRKEMPRINKMTGIGSQGVVHGMHQLPDAWKWKFVDYTASTQTPPPRSSTLRVSRHPNARFLLDCGIVAVKQQADGLLIETTQGPRQADFLIAATGFSNDFNGRPEFSALASHIRNWADGRYQPEMGPARQNMLEAPDLGPSFEFRERVPGACPMLAHIHCFNDAAMLTHGKVSGDIPAVSAGADRLVRGITASLFAEDVDAHFASMVAYDIPELQGDEWVDSTPLLHQENTL is encoded by the coding sequence ATGACAACGCCTGCACCTTCGCCACTGCCAATCGGCCTTTCCGGGTTGGAAGCCCAGCTTCAGCAAGATCTGGAGTTTCTGGAGCTGCCCGCAAAACCCTGGGTTCCTCAGCATCAGTATCAGGGCGAAGCCGTACGCGATGTTGTGGTCATTGGCGCGGGCATGTGCGGACTGGCCGCCACGGCCAGGCTGGTGCTGAGCGGCATCAATAATGTCATCGCTTATGATGCGGCCCCGCAGGGTTTAGAAGGACCGTGGATTACCTTCGCCCGCATGGAAACCTTGCGATCGCCGAAAACGCTGCACGGCCCGGCGCTGGGTCTGCCTCAGCTGACCTTCCGCGCCTGGTTTACCGCGCAGTGGGGCCAGCAGGCCTGGCAAGAGTTGGACAAGATCCCAAAAAGCCAGTGGATGGAATATCTGGTCTGGTATCGCCGCGTGCTCAATCTTCCGGTACAGAACAACGTGCGCATGACCGGCGTCTCGCAGGTTGGCGAATTTATCGCGCTCGATGTTGAAGGCGCGGAAAAGGGCCGTGTGCTGACCCGTCGACTGGTTCTGGCCACGGGACGGTCTGGATTGGGCGGTTTCGCCGTGCCGGACTTCCTCAACGGTATCGATCGCGCTTACTGGGCGCACTCGGCGGACGACATTGATTTTGCCGCGCTGCAAGGCAAACGAGTGGCGGTAATCGGCGCGGGCGCGTCCTCGATGGATAACGCCGCCACCGCACTTGAAGCGGGTGCCGGTTCGGTAGAAATGCTGATCCGCCGCAAAGAGATGCCACGCATCAATAAAATGACCGGGATTGGCAGCCAGGGCGTGGTGCACGGCATGCATCAGTTGCCGGATGCCTGGAAGTGGAAGTTTGTCGACTACACCGCTTCCACCCAGACGCCACCACCGCGCTCTTCAACGCTGCGCGTGTCGCGCCATCCCAATGCCCGCTTCCTACTGGACTGCGGCATCGTCGCGGTAAAACAGCAGGCGGACGGGCTGCTGATTGAAACCACTCAGGGTCCTCGCCAGGCTGATTTTCTGATCGCGGCCACCGGCTTTTCCAATGACTTTAACGGCCGCCCGGAATTTTCCGCGCTGGCCTCGCATATCCGCAACTGGGCCGACGGACGCTATCAGCCCGAGATGGGACCCGCCAGGCAGAATATGCTGGAAGCTCCGGATCTTGGCCCATCCTTTGAGTTCCGCGAGCGTGTGCCGGGTGCCTGCCCGATGCTGGCACATATCCACTGCTTTAATGATGCGGCGATGCTGACGCACGGCAAGGTCTCCGGTGATATTCCGGCAGTCAGTGCCGGTGCCGATCGTCTGGTTCGCGGCATCACCGCCTCGCTGTTTGCAGAGGATGTCGACGCCCACTTTGCCAGCATGGTGGCTTACGACATCCCGGAACTGCAGGGTGACGAATGGGTTGATTCAACCCCCTTGCTACATCAGGAGAACACGTTGTGA
- a CDS encoding LysR family transcriptional regulator, with amino-acid sequence MTTLHDLDLRQLEAFANVISSGSVTAAAKALDRSQSSVSRLIQELEQSLGYPLFIRNGPRIHPTEEALQLHQYVQKALLSLQQIRLRANEIGHQQHRPLSIAATPALAAGLLPQALALLGLQNKVQIVSQSAEQTAHAVITAEADLGLCSLPLEHHAVDLHWIGQSRCVVALPESDPLASEELIAIGRLAGRRLIVPWSPLRLRGRFEKALKKLKIPPHETIETNSSANILACVRAGLGVAILEPVTAWGMPLEGVAIRTLEEEIPYFFGVITPQGRQLSAAAQSLVEALETAAANLLPAFQRLPATEHQRVMKLINQD; translated from the coding sequence ATGACAACTTTACATGACCTTGATTTGCGACAGCTGGAAGCCTTTGCCAATGTCATCTCATCTGGCAGCGTGACGGCGGCAGCGAAAGCGCTGGATCGTTCACAATCTTCGGTTTCCCGGCTGATCCAGGAGCTGGAGCAGTCGCTGGGTTATCCCCTCTTTATCCGTAACGGCCCGCGCATTCACCCCACGGAAGAAGCGCTTCAACTGCATCAGTACGTGCAAAAAGCGCTGCTGTCGCTGCAACAAATCCGCCTGCGCGCCAATGAAATTGGCCATCAGCAGCATCGACCACTCAGTATTGCGGCCACGCCCGCACTCGCCGCAGGTTTGTTACCTCAGGCGCTGGCATTGCTGGGCCTGCAAAACAAAGTGCAGATTGTCAGCCAGTCCGCTGAACAAACCGCGCATGCCGTGATCACCGCCGAAGCGGATCTGGGTCTGTGTAGCCTGCCGCTGGAACATCATGCGGTGGATTTGCACTGGATTGGGCAATCCCGATGCGTGGTCGCGCTGCCAGAAAGCGATCCGCTGGCATCAGAAGAGTTAATTGCCATTGGTCGTTTAGCTGGCAGGCGTTTAATTGTGCCGTGGAGCCCGCTGCGCCTGCGAGGACGTTTCGAAAAGGCGCTGAAAAAGCTGAAGATCCCGCCTCATGAAACCATCGAGACCAACTCCTCCGCCAATATTCTCGCCTGCGTGCGTGCCGGTCTTGGCGTCGCCATTCTGGAGCCGGTCACCGCCTGGGGAATGCCGCTGGAAGGCGTCGCTATTCGCACGCTGGAAGAAGAGATCCCCTACTTTTTTGGGGTGATCACCCCGCAGGGTCGGCAACTCTCAGCGGCAGCTCAGTCGCTGGTTGAAGCGCTGGAGACCGCAGCCGCCAACCTGCTTCCCGCCTTCCAGCGGCTGCCGGCCACCGAACATCAGCGGGTTATGAAGCTGATAAATCAGGACTGA
- a CDS encoding Ail/Lom family outer membrane beta-barrel protein — protein sequence MKTTIISLAILTAISTATVVHAAAHTITLGYAQSKVQDFKNIQGVNAKYRYEWNSPLSIITSFTYWNGSNDGHYSNVNNTIYPEVDVKYYSLAVGPAYRINDFFSLYGLVGVNYNKVNYSYDLEKFGLGNSSSTSDNKSTNLMYGAGVQINPWNNLTIDVGYEGSRVTDGVTDYAVNGFNVGVGYRF from the coding sequence ATGAAAACAACGATTATCTCTCTGGCTATTTTAACTGCCATTAGTACCGCGACTGTTGTGCACGCCGCAGCCCACACCATCACCCTGGGATATGCGCAAAGCAAAGTACAGGATTTTAAAAACATCCAGGGGGTTAATGCGAAATATCGCTACGAGTGGAACTCTCCTCTCAGTATCATAACCTCATTTACCTATTGGAATGGCAGTAATGACGGTCATTATTCAAACGTCAATAATACTATCTATCCAGAAGTTGATGTAAAGTATTATTCTTTAGCCGTCGGTCCGGCATATCGTATCAATGACTTTTTCAGTCTCTATGGTTTAGTTGGCGTGAACTATAACAAAGTTAATTACAGCTATGACTTGGAAAAATTTGGCCTGGGAAATTCAAGCAGTACGAGTGACAATAAATCTACCAACCTGATGTATGGCGCGGGTGTGCAAATCAACCCATGGAATAATCTCACCATCGACGTGGGTTATGAGGGTTCAAGAGTCACAGACGGCGTTACGGACTACGCAGTGAATGGATTTAATGTGGGTGTTGGCTACCGCTTTTAA